In Pomacea canaliculata isolate SZHN2017 linkage group LG12, ASM307304v1, whole genome shotgun sequence, a single genomic region encodes these proteins:
- the LOC112576799 gene encoding transmembrane protein 208-like, with the protein MSICNRCHLYSSSTAREANLKPTLKSTSGDCHVCCSHLFCPSTAMPPKGKQGTKGSKQIAEENQATLKFYRNIILVTNAIFFLVYFYFWEQFTTLPILMLIVTLAICIGSYQFMASMGRATYSQGVMVDSGIDLNMEAGMAEHCKDIILLACIVQACSLISNYFWLFLLLAPGRAFYLLWVNFLGPWFFAEAPEQPVDDKKARKMERKMRRQQH; encoded by the exons ATGAGCATCTGTAATCGTTGTCATCTCTACTCGTCAAGCACCGCAAGGGAGGCTAATCTAAAGCCAACACTCAAATCAACTTCCGGTGATTGTCACGTTTGCTGCTCGCATCTGTTCTGTCCATCGACAGCTATGCCG cctaAAGGTAAGCAGGGAACAAAAGGCAGTAAGCAAATAGCAGAAGAAAACCAGGCAACTCTgaagttttacagaaatataattCTCGTTACCAAT gCAATATTTTTCCTAGTCTACTTCTACTTCTGGGAACAGTTTACAACTCTTCCTATA TTGATGCTCATTGTGACGCTGGCAATATGCATTGGAAGCTACCAGTTCATGGCTAGTATGGGTAGAGCCACTTACAGCCAGGGAGTGATGGTGGACAGTGGCATCGATCTAAACATGGAGGCAGGCATGGCTGA GCATTGCAAAGACATCATTTTGCTGGCTTGCATTGTACAAGCTTGCAGTCTAATATCCAATTATTTCTGGCTCTTTCTACTGttg GCACCTGGTAGGGCATTTTATCTGCTGTGGGTAAACTTTCTTGGACCATGGTTTTTTGCGGAGGCTCCTGAGCAGCCTGTGGATGataagaaagcaagaaaaatggaaagaaaaatgagaaggCAACAGCATTAA